A genomic window from Nocardioides rotundus includes:
- a CDS encoding acyltransferase family protein, with the protein MSAATGAPTESRAWGARPALDGLRTVAVYLVVLFHAGASWFDGGFVGVDLFFVLSGFLVTTILLEELSSTGRLSLLRFYDRRVRRLLPAAVLLIVVVSAVSLLVLSSVQRDLFIADARAALLYFANWHFLNESRDYFGAETFDASPFLHFWSLSIEEQYYFVFPLLLWGAWRLRRVFKYAVPVVLVAIFAWSVWQQVSWAGQDVNHAYYATSTRLYQLLAGSLLALGLFHLRHRATPSPIERCAPVAGFVGVVGVFVLGTSLIDLTPSARGLWVTLFAVLAVASVAGVQRHPVQVAFSQRPLVYLGQISYGTYLWHWPVVVLLQQFMGRSLVFTLVVAVVSTLLAAASYHLFERPIRIRRIQPQWRFPVIATGLSVSVVAAFLVVPGLLASPVKPVVVAASDGPVVGPENVTGPTPEIDYVEFSNTRGGPERTCDTDTIEDCAVHTGEDGPTLWILGDSQAREIEPAFANLAEEKGFNLYISAIDGCPWPLGMSRVAAPDSRERICQNQKEQLPGLFEKADVDVTVLIQQGRDGRLFSGQLGTEVGGRAVADSEVPGLYRRTIDRTMERFGELGVRSVMFESAWLPPDDSDPLACLAARPRVEDCAVQAPTEVSTLDRIYRAEARSRPDAYDVTISPLMCPARPVCDAVLDGIPVYRDPRHYSPPILDARREQIWQLIRESGALRGLDFARRTEQ; encoded by the coding sequence GTGAGCGCTGCGACGGGCGCTCCCACCGAGTCCCGAGCCTGGGGAGCGCGCCCGGCCCTCGACGGACTGCGCACGGTCGCGGTCTACCTCGTCGTGCTCTTCCACGCCGGCGCCAGCTGGTTCGACGGCGGCTTCGTCGGCGTGGACCTGTTCTTCGTGCTCTCCGGCTTCCTGGTCACCACGATCCTCCTGGAGGAGCTGAGCTCCACCGGTCGGCTGAGCCTGCTGCGCTTCTACGACCGGCGGGTACGGCGGCTCCTGCCGGCCGCCGTACTCCTCATCGTGGTCGTCTCGGCGGTCAGCCTGCTGGTGCTCTCGTCGGTGCAGCGCGACCTCTTCATCGCCGACGCGCGCGCCGCGCTGCTCTACTTCGCCAACTGGCACTTCCTCAACGAGTCCCGCGACTACTTCGGCGCGGAGACCTTCGACGCCAGCCCGTTCCTGCACTTCTGGTCGCTCTCGATCGAGGAGCAGTACTACTTCGTCTTCCCGCTCCTGCTCTGGGGCGCGTGGCGGCTGCGCCGCGTCTTCAAGTACGCCGTGCCGGTGGTGCTGGTCGCGATCTTCGCCTGGTCGGTCTGGCAGCAGGTCTCGTGGGCCGGCCAGGACGTGAACCACGCCTACTACGCCACCTCGACGCGGCTCTACCAGCTGCTCGCCGGCTCCCTGCTCGCCCTCGGCCTCTTCCACCTGCGGCACCGGGCTACCCCCTCGCCCATCGAGCGGTGCGCCCCGGTGGCCGGATTCGTCGGCGTCGTCGGGGTCTTCGTGCTCGGCACCTCCCTGATCGACCTGACGCCCTCGGCGCGGGGCCTGTGGGTCACCCTGTTCGCGGTGCTCGCCGTGGCGAGCGTCGCGGGGGTGCAGCGGCACCCGGTGCAGGTGGCCTTCTCCCAGCGGCCCCTGGTCTACCTCGGCCAGATCTCCTACGGCACCTACCTGTGGCACTGGCCGGTGGTCGTGCTGCTGCAGCAGTTCATGGGTCGCTCGCTGGTGTTCACCCTCGTGGTCGCCGTCGTCTCGACGCTGCTCGCGGCGGCGTCGTACCACCTCTTCGAGCGGCCGATCCGGATCCGCAGGATCCAGCCGCAGTGGCGCTTCCCGGTGATCGCGACCGGGCTGTCGGTCAGCGTGGTCGCCGCGTTCCTCGTCGTCCCCGGGCTGCTGGCCAGCCCGGTGAAGCCGGTCGTGGTGGCCGCCTCGGACGGGCCGGTGGTCGGCCCGGAGAACGTGACCGGCCCGACGCCGGAGATCGACTACGTCGAGTTCAGCAACACCCGCGGCGGTCCCGAGCGCACCTGCGACACCGACACGATCGAGGACTGCGCGGTCCACACCGGTGAGGACGGACCGACGCTGTGGATCCTGGGAGACTCCCAGGCGCGGGAGATCGAGCCGGCCTTCGCCAACCTCGCGGAGGAGAAGGGGTTCAACCTCTACATCTCCGCGATCGACGGCTGTCCCTGGCCGCTGGGCATGTCCCGCGTCGCCGCCCCCGACTCGCGCGAGCGGATCTGCCAGAACCAGAAAGAGCAGCTCCCCGGTCTCTTCGAGAAGGCCGACGTCGACGTCACCGTGCTGATCCAGCAGGGCCGCGACGGCCGGCTCTTCAGCGGACAGCTCGGGACCGAGGTCGGCGGCCGGGCGGTCGCGGACTCCGAGGTCCCCGGCCTCTACCGCCGCACGATCGACCGCACGATGGAGCGCTTCGGCGAGCTCGGCGTGCGCTCGGTGATGTTCGAGAGCGCGTGGCTGCCGCCCGACGACAGCGACCCCCTTGCGTGCCTGGCCGCCCGGCCACGGGTCGAGGACTGTGCGGTCCAGGCCCCCACGGAGGTGTCGACGCTCGACCGGATCTACCGCGCCGAGGCGCGCTCCCGGCCGGATGCGTACGACGTGACGATCTCCCCGCTCATGTGTCCCGCCCGACCGGTCTGCGACGCCGTCCTCGACGGGATCCCGGTCTACCGCGACCCCCGCCACTACTCCCCGCCGATCCTGGACGCCAGGCGCGAGCAGATCTGGCAGCTGATCCGGGAGTCGGGTGCGCTGCGCGGGCTGGACTTCGCGCGTCGTACCGAACAGTAA
- a CDS encoding ACT domain-containing protein yields MSSFLLRVELPDVPGSLGRLAAAIGATGANIEAIEIVEHRVDGLAVDDVFVQPPDGLMPDSIVSACTSLDGVRVQWISRYTAGENITRDLEVVEAMTERPRQAVDRLVTLVPETFRVDWAMALDRAGEGFSVRARSGAAPDAVPPEVTWPADFRSGRRFPLPEPYQDILVAACPLGEDAMLVIARSGGPEILDSEIARLSHLAALAESIRATAAPGVE; encoded by the coding sequence GTGTCGTCGTTCCTTCTGCGGGTCGAGCTGCCCGACGTTCCCGGATCGTTGGGCCGCCTCGCGGCGGCGATCGGTGCCACGGGGGCCAACATCGAGGCGATCGAGATCGTCGAGCACCGGGTCGACGGACTCGCCGTGGACGACGTGTTCGTCCAGCCGCCGGACGGGCTGATGCCGGACAGCATCGTGTCCGCCTGCACCTCCCTGGACGGCGTGCGCGTGCAGTGGATCTCCCGCTACACCGCGGGGGAGAACATCACCCGCGACCTCGAGGTCGTCGAGGCGATGACCGAGCGGCCCCGCCAGGCGGTGGACCGGCTGGTCACCCTGGTGCCCGAGACCTTCCGGGTGGACTGGGCGATGGCCCTGGACCGGGCGGGTGAGGGCTTCTCGGTCCGTGCCCGCTCCGGCGCCGCACCGGACGCCGTACCCCCCGAGGTGACGTGGCCCGCCGACTTCCGCTCCGGCCGCCGCTTCCCGCTGCCGGAGCCCTACCAGGACATCCTGGTCGCCGCGTGCCCCCTGGGTGAGGACGCGATGCTGGTCATCGCCCGCTCCGGCGGACCGGAGATCCTCGACTCCGAGATCGCCCGACTCAGCCACCTGGCCGCGCTCGCCGAGTCGATCCGCGCGACCGCCGCGCCGGGAGTCGAGTGA
- a CDS encoding formate--tetrahydrofolate ligase, with amino-acid sequence MLSDIEIAQQASLRPATEIAADLGIPAEAVVPYGNTKVKIALPWLRTPEVEDRAQGRLVLVTAVSPTPAGEGKTTTSVGLADGLSRLGQRSLVALREPSMGPVFGMKGGAAGGGYAQVVPMEDINLHFTGDFAAIAAANNLLAALLDNHVHHGNTLDIDVRTVTWKRVVDLNDRALRDIVVGLGGTPNGFPREDGFDIVVASEVMAILCLATSLGDLKERLGRIVVAHTRDKKPVTARDLEADGAMAVLLKDALSPNLVQTLEGTPAMIHGGPFANIAHGCNSVMATRTALRLADIVVTEAGFGADLGAEKFIDIKCRTSGMRPSAAVVVATVRALKFHGGVAKDALGVEDVEAVRRGGTNLRQHLTNLREVFGVPAVVAINRFPGDTDAEIEAVIEQAAEAGVPAYPATHFADGGAGAEALAQGVLDVLDEDVRLRHPYDLADPLVTKAEKLAEKVYGASGVTWDGKAKRRLQQITDEGYGDLPVCVAKTQYSFSTDPTAVGAPKGHIVHVREVRLNAGAGFVVLVTGDVMTMPGLPKVPASGHIDVSDDGTVSGLS; translated from the coding sequence ATGCTGTCCGACATCGAGATCGCCCAACAGGCGAGCCTGCGACCGGCCACGGAGATCGCCGCGGACCTCGGGATCCCGGCCGAGGCGGTCGTGCCCTACGGCAACACCAAGGTCAAGATCGCGCTGCCGTGGCTGCGCACCCCGGAGGTCGAGGACCGTGCCCAGGGGCGCCTCGTCCTGGTCACCGCCGTCTCCCCCACGCCGGCCGGCGAGGGCAAGACGACCACCAGCGTGGGGCTGGCCGACGGCCTGTCCCGTCTCGGGCAGCGGTCCCTGGTCGCGCTGCGCGAGCCCTCGATGGGTCCGGTCTTCGGGATGAAGGGCGGCGCCGCCGGCGGCGGCTACGCCCAGGTCGTCCCGATGGAGGACATCAACCTGCACTTCACCGGCGACTTCGCCGCGATCGCGGCGGCCAACAACCTGCTCGCCGCTCTGCTGGACAACCACGTCCATCACGGCAACACGCTGGACATCGACGTCCGCACCGTCACCTGGAAGCGGGTCGTGGACCTCAACGACCGGGCGCTGCGCGACATCGTGGTGGGGCTGGGCGGCACGCCCAACGGCTTCCCCCGGGAGGACGGCTTCGACATCGTCGTGGCCTCGGAGGTGATGGCGATCCTCTGCCTGGCCACCAGCCTGGGGGACCTCAAGGAGCGGCTGGGCCGGATCGTGGTCGCCCACACCCGGGACAAGAAGCCGGTCACGGCCCGCGACCTCGAGGCCGACGGCGCGATGGCGGTGCTGCTCAAGGACGCGCTCTCCCCCAACCTCGTCCAGACCCTCGAGGGCACGCCCGCGATGATCCACGGCGGACCGTTCGCCAACATCGCCCACGGCTGCAACTCGGTGATGGCCACCCGCACGGCGTTGCGGCTGGCCGACATCGTGGTGACCGAGGCGGGCTTCGGCGCCGACCTGGGCGCGGAGAAGTTCATCGACATCAAGTGCCGCACCTCGGGGATGCGGCCGTCGGCCGCGGTCGTCGTGGCCACGGTGCGGGCGCTGAAGTTCCACGGCGGCGTGGCCAAGGACGCGCTCGGTGTCGAGGACGTGGAGGCGGTGCGCCGGGGCGGGACGAACCTGCGCCAGCACCTGACCAACCTCCGCGAGGTCTTCGGCGTCCCGGCGGTGGTGGCGATCAACCGCTTCCCCGGCGACACCGACGCCGAGATCGAGGCGGTGATCGAGCAGGCCGCGGAGGCCGGCGTGCCGGCGTACCCCGCCACCCACTTCGCCGACGGCGGCGCCGGAGCCGAGGCGCTGGCCCAGGGTGTCCTCGACGTCCTCGACGAGGACGTGCGGCTGCGGCACCCCTACGACCTGGCCGACCCGCTGGTCACCAAGGCCGAGAAGCTCGCCGAGAAGGTCTACGGCGCCTCGGGCGTCACCTGGGACGGCAAGGCGAAGCGGAGGCTGCAGCAGATCACCGACGAGGGGTACGGCGACCTCCCGGTCTGCGTCGCCAAGACGCAGTACTCCTTCTCCACCGACCCGACCGCCGTCGGTGCGCCCAAGGGCCACATCGTGCACGTCCGCGAGGTCCGGCTCAACGCCGGCGCCGGCTTCGTCGTCCTCGTCACCGGGGACGTGATGACGATGCCGGGGCTGCCCAAGGTGCCGGCGTCGGGACACATCGACGTCAGCGACGACGGCACCGTGAGCGGCCTCTCCTGA
- a CDS encoding phosphoenolpyruvate carboxykinase (GTP), with protein MADVDAALDEAGLTNERVRDYVRYWAEVTGAERVEVVSHSDDDRLIQEALDAGELLPAGEGRYYSRSYFKDTARSEERTIVATNQESDKGVYNNWRPAAEMKELLTERMRGQNAGKTMYVIPYLMSPPGNALEEWATGVELTDSRPVVLHMIRMARVGVEFVNDLEDQDSFVRAVHVTGDLENLGQGTPEDQRYFVTVADERTILHFGSSYGGNALLGKIAHGLRQGAYDGWASKKFLAEQYMLIGIKDKETGKTYHITGGFPSASGKTNLAMMLPPEGLGDRYEVTFYGDDIAWLWVDEKTGKLMGMNPEYGVFGVAKDTNEKTNPTALKSVGDNTKVIFTNVAYNPETEEVWWEGRTPEPPSDHHGWLDWTGSPIADRKDRDDSPWAHPNSRFTTTLANVPNIAPDYDEPAGVEIDAIIFGGRTRDREPLIRAINDLAEGVYDGLTLGAEATFAAEGVDGQLRYDPMSNRPFMAYGEGDYARHYLDVVGAASEQPLFAHVNWFQKDPEDGHFLWPGYRDNLRALLWLMQLRNGEVKGEQTPVGIIPTKEELDLTGSEITDEDLERVLTIDNERWQQEMGFREEHLKQFDRLPEEIWEAHRRVKKALEDAADA; from the coding sequence ATGGCCGACGTGGATGCCGCCCTCGATGAGGCGGGCCTCACCAACGAGCGCGTGCGCGACTACGTGCGCTACTGGGCGGAGGTGACGGGCGCCGAGCGGGTCGAGGTGGTGAGCCACAGCGACGACGACCGACTGATCCAGGAGGCCCTGGACGCGGGCGAGCTGCTTCCGGCCGGCGAGGGGCGCTACTACTCGCGCTCCTACTTCAAGGACACCGCCCGCTCGGAGGAGCGGACGATCGTCGCCACCAACCAGGAGTCCGACAAGGGCGTCTACAACAACTGGCGGCCGGCGGCGGAGATGAAGGAGCTCCTGACCGAGCGGATGCGCGGTCAGAACGCCGGCAAGACGATGTACGTCATCCCCTATCTCATGTCCCCTCCGGGCAACGCGCTCGAGGAGTGGGCCACCGGTGTCGAGCTCACCGACAGCCGCCCCGTCGTGCTGCACATGATCCGGATGGCCCGCGTGGGCGTGGAGTTCGTCAACGACCTGGAGGACCAGGACTCCTTCGTGCGCGCGGTGCACGTGACCGGCGACCTGGAGAACCTCGGTCAGGGCACGCCCGAGGACCAGCGCTACTTCGTGACGGTGGCCGACGAGCGGACGATCCTGCACTTCGGGTCGTCGTACGGCGGCAACGCGCTCCTCGGCAAGATCGCCCACGGCCTGCGGCAGGGCGCCTACGACGGATGGGCGTCCAAGAAGTTCCTTGCCGAGCAGTACATGCTCATCGGCATCAAGGACAAGGAGACCGGGAAGACCTACCACATCACCGGTGGCTTCCCGAGCGCGTCGGGCAAGACCAACCTGGCGATGATGCTGCCGCCCGAGGGCCTCGGCGACCGCTACGAGGTCACCTTCTACGGCGACGACATCGCCTGGCTGTGGGTGGACGAGAAGACCGGCAAGCTGATGGGGATGAACCCCGAGTACGGCGTCTTCGGGGTCGCGAAGGACACCAACGAGAAGACCAACCCGACCGCGCTGAAGTCGGTCGGCGACAACACCAAGGTGATCTTCACCAACGTGGCCTACAACCCCGAGACCGAGGAGGTCTGGTGGGAGGGCCGCACCCCCGAGCCGCCGTCGGACCACCACGGCTGGCTGGACTGGACCGGCTCGCCGATCGCGGACCGCAAGGACCGCGATGACTCCCCGTGGGCGCACCCGAACAGCCGCTTCACCACGACGCTGGCGAACGTGCCCAACATCGCGCCGGACTACGACGAGCCGGCCGGCGTGGAGATCGACGCGATCATCTTCGGCGGCCGCACCCGCGACCGCGAGCCGCTGATCCGCGCGATCAACGACCTCGCCGAGGGCGTCTACGACGGCCTCACCCTGGGCGCGGAGGCCACCTTCGCCGCCGAGGGCGTGGACGGTCAGCTGCGCTACGACCCGATGTCGAACCGGCCGTTCATGGCCTACGGCGAGGGCGACTACGCCCGCCACTACCTCGACGTGGTGGGCGCCGCGAGCGAGCAGCCGCTGTTCGCGCACGTCAACTGGTTCCAGAAGGACCCCGAGGACGGGCACTTCCTGTGGCCGGGCTACCGCGACAACCTGCGCGCCCTGCTGTGGCTGATGCAGCTGCGCAACGGCGAGGTCAAGGGCGAGCAGACCCCCGTCGGGATCATCCCGACCAAGGAGGAGCTCGACCTCACCGGCTCGGAGATCACCGACGAGGACCTCGAGCGGGTGCTCACCATCGACAACGAGCGGTGGCAGCAGGAGATGGGCTTCCGCGAGGAGCACCTGAAGCAGTTCGACCGGCTCCCCGAGGAGATCTGGGAGGCCCACCGCCGGGTGAAGAAGGCGCTCGAGGACGCCGCCGACGCCTGA
- a CDS encoding universal stress protein — MSTAEPTEQPYTVVVGVSATSKSPTALEWAAAQADAFDGRLVAVRVWNPPTAGSPTTSGVTASRLPDLARMEEEQRERLAADVRDVLGEDHRAEARLVRGGRRKALLDEAEDADLLVIDAPRAPSMSPLLAQRIVYAAACPVVVMPPRISGQPESGLTRAGRAVGRSAVRSLGTAGRAGYRPPPRP; from the coding sequence ATGAGCACAGCGGAGCCGACGGAGCAGCCCTACACCGTGGTGGTCGGCGTGAGCGCGACCTCCAAGTCGCCGACCGCCCTGGAGTGGGCCGCGGCGCAGGCCGACGCCTTCGACGGCCGACTGGTCGCCGTACGCGTGTGGAACCCGCCGACGGCCGGCTCCCCCACCACCTCCGGGGTGACGGCGTCGCGGCTGCCCGACCTGGCCCGGATGGAGGAGGAGCAACGCGAGCGGCTGGCGGCCGACGTGCGGGACGTGCTCGGCGAGGACCACCGGGCCGAGGCGCGGCTGGTGCGCGGCGGCCGGCGCAAGGCGCTCCTGGACGAGGCCGAGGACGCCGACCTGCTGGTGATCGACGCGCCGCGGGCGCCGTCGATGTCCCCGCTGCTGGCGCAGCGGATCGTGTACGCCGCCGCGTGCCCGGTCGTCGTCATGCCGCCGCGGATCTCCGGGCAGCCCGAGAGCGGGCTGACCCGGGCCGGGCGCGCGGTCGGCAGGTCCGCCGTACGCTCCCTCGGCACCGCCGGCCGCGCCGGCTATCGCCCACCGCCCCGTCCCTGA
- a CDS encoding NAD-dependent malic enzyme, whose translation MTDHARDRDRDYEQDSLVGDAPLRIRARGRSVLSNPMTNRGTAFTPEERSALDLDGLVPTGITTLENQTRRIYDQFKSTSTMLGKFLTLNALRDRNEVLFYNVLTNYLEEMLPVIYTPTIGEAIERFSHTYNRPRGVFLSIDHPDQIGRALLNYGLGPDDVDLVCVTDSEGILGIGDQGVGGIQIAIGKLSVYTAAAGIHPRRVIPVVLDVGTDNLGLLSNDLYLGERHSRVRGERYDEFIDQFVTTVQELFPKAMIHWEDVGTTNAHRILERYREDVCTFNDDIQGTAAVVLAAILAAVNVTGVDLDDHRIVVFGAGSAGIGIANLVRDTMLRTGAEETEEEAYARFWAIGLQGLYVEGDPSLLDFQRPYARKPADIEGWELERPGHVGLMDVVRNVKPTILIGTSTKGGAFSQEIVEEMAKHTTRPIIFPLSNPTSRAEATPADLIEWTDGQALIATGSPFAPVSHKGVRHVIAQSNNALIFPGLGLGVAACRARQITEGMIAAAADALAGLVNAWRPGASLLPGISDLRLVSATVAIAVAEQAAREGVADNPLSDPIQQVVERMWQPQYPRIEAI comes from the coding sequence ATGACCGACCACGCGCGCGACCGGGACAGGGACTACGAGCAGGACTCCCTGGTCGGCGACGCACCGCTGCGGATCCGGGCGCGGGGCCGCTCGGTGCTGTCCAACCCGATGACCAACCGCGGCACCGCGTTCACGCCCGAGGAGCGGTCCGCGCTCGACCTCGACGGCCTGGTGCCGACCGGGATCACCACGCTGGAGAACCAGACGCGGCGGATCTACGACCAGTTCAAGTCGACCAGCACGATGCTCGGCAAGTTCCTCACCCTCAACGCGCTGCGGGACCGCAACGAGGTGCTGTTCTACAACGTGCTGACGAACTACCTCGAGGAGATGCTGCCGGTCATCTACACGCCGACCATCGGCGAGGCGATCGAGCGGTTCAGCCACACCTACAACCGGCCGCGCGGCGTGTTCCTCTCCATCGACCACCCCGACCAGATCGGGCGGGCGCTGCTCAACTACGGCCTCGGACCCGACGACGTCGACCTGGTGTGCGTGACCGACTCCGAGGGCATCCTCGGCATCGGCGACCAGGGCGTCGGCGGGATCCAGATCGCGATCGGCAAGCTGTCGGTCTACACCGCCGCCGCCGGCATCCACCCGCGCCGGGTGATCCCGGTCGTGCTCGACGTCGGCACCGACAACCTGGGGCTGCTGAGCAACGACCTCTATCTCGGCGAGCGGCACAGCCGGGTGCGGGGCGAGCGCTACGACGAGTTCATCGACCAGTTCGTGACCACCGTCCAGGAGCTCTTCCCCAAGGCGATGATCCACTGGGAGGACGTCGGCACCACCAACGCGCACCGGATCCTCGAGCGCTACCGCGAGGACGTGTGCACCTTCAACGACGACATCCAGGGCACCGCGGCGGTGGTGCTCGCGGCGATCCTGGCCGCCGTCAACGTCACCGGGGTCGACCTCGACGACCACCGGATCGTGGTCTTCGGCGCGGGCTCGGCCGGCATCGGCATCGCCAACCTGGTGCGCGACACCATGCTGCGCACCGGCGCGGAGGAGACCGAGGAGGAGGCCTACGCCCGCTTCTGGGCGATCGGGCTGCAGGGGCTCTACGTCGAGGGAGACCCGTCGCTGCTGGACTTCCAGCGGCCGTATGCCCGCAAGCCCGCCGACATCGAGGGGTGGGAGCTGGAGCGGCCGGGGCACGTCGGGCTGATGGACGTCGTCCGCAACGTCAAGCCGACCATCCTGATCGGCACCTCCACCAAGGGCGGTGCCTTCTCCCAGGAGATCGTGGAGGAGATGGCCAAGCACACCACCCGGCCGATCATCTTCCCGCTGTCGAACCCGACCAGCCGGGCGGAGGCCACGCCGGCCGACCTGATCGAGTGGACCGACGGCCAGGCGCTGATCGCGACCGGCAGCCCGTTCGCTCCGGTCAGTCACAAGGGCGTGCGGCACGTGATCGCGCAGTCCAACAACGCGCTCATCTTCCCCGGGCTGGGGCTCGGGGTCGCGGCCTGCCGGGCGCGCCAGATCACCGAGGGGATGATCGCCGCGGCCGCCGACGCACTCGCCGGCCTGGTCAACGCCTGGCGCCCCGGAGCCTCGCTGCTCCCCGGCATCTCCGACCTGCGACTGGTCTCCGCCACCGTCGCGATCGCGGTCGCCGAGCAGGCAGCCCGCGAGGGGGTCGCGGACAACCCGCTCTCAGACCCGATCCAGCAGGTCGTCGAGCGGATGTGGCAGCCGCAGTACCCCCGCATCGAGGCGATCTGA